The stretch of DNA AAGACCGATTTTGGTTGATCAATACACGCGGTATGACTTCGCAAGCATGTCGGGCCAACTTGCAAACACCGGAGCTAAAAATTTCGCGGTTGAATTCGTGCGGCAGTTGTTCGGACAGTTCGTTAGACGATTACACAAGTTCCATCGCTCAATCGCCACGTGTCGTTATCTATGCACACGGAAACCGAATGGAATCACACGAAGCAGTCAAGCGCGCCATGACCGTGTATCGAAAGACTCGTTGTTACCGCACCGGTCCCAGCATCGATTGGGTGATTTGGAGTTGGCCGAGTGAACAACAAGGCATCTTGGCGAAGGATGCTCGATTGAAGGCAAAGCGTACCGATGCCCAGGGGCTCTACTTGGGGTGGCTGCTTCGTCGGCACGCCGAATTGAATGTTTCGACGGCGGTGATCGGATACTCGTTTGGTGGACGTGTCGTTATTGGTTCGTTGCACGTACTTGCTGGTGGAACATTGGGCGGACGCCAACTCGATGGGGAACCGGTATACGGATTCAACGTGGATGCGGGTTTGATCGCACCGGCTTTGGACGCCGATTGGATGCAGACGTGCGGCTATCACAACTTGGCAACCAAAAATTTGGACCGTTTGCTTCTGCTGTACAATCGCAAGGACGCCGTGCTGAAACGATATTGGTTGCTTGATCGTGTTCGTGGTGAGAGCGCCTTGGGTTACACTGGCCCGACTTCCTTCGCTTCGCGATTTGACGGCACCCGATTGCCCGTTCAGTCGCGTGATTGTGCGCCCATCGTGGGATTGCATCACAGCGAACTGGACTATTACGAAAAACCTTGCGGTGCCGGATGCGCCATGGCGACCCTCATTCATGACCTCGGAACAACTCCCTAGTGATCTGGCCCAGTACTTTGCTCAGCATGTCTGTTACTTCAACGGTCGATGGGTCGCGCGACCAGATCTTCGATTGTCGGTAGACGATATCGGATTTCGACAAGGTGTTACCGCCGTTGAACGTCTGCGGACTTACGACGGTAAGTTGTTCGCCGCGGACGATCATCTCAAACGTTGGGTGCAAACGACGGCTTCGTTGAAGATCGACGGTCTCCCGTGCTCCAGTAAGTTGGCCGAGTGGCTGGGCGAATTGATTGAGCGAAACAGAGCTCTGCTCGACCAAGCCACCGATGTCGGGGTCACCATCTTTGGAACTCCCGGGGAAGTTGGTGGCAATGGTCCGACCATCGCAATGCATTTGAACCCGCTCGATCACGGCCGGAATCAACGTCGTCGACAAGGGGGACAACCGCTGGTCACGTCGGCGATTGAATCGCCATCGAATGCCTGTTGGCCTCGCACAGCCAAGGTTCGATCGCGAATTCACTACTACTTGGCTGATCGCGAGGCACGTCGCCATTCGTCGGACGCGCTCGGTGTGCTGAGTGACCACGACGGCAGCGTCACCGAAACAAGTATCGCCAACTTGGCGGTCGTTCGTTCCGGCGCAGTCACTTCACCGCTAGCTGAGCAAGTCCTTAGTGGCATCACGCAATCACATTGCCAAGCCCTTGCTGTCTCGATGGGAATTGCATGGACTCAAGAGCGAATTTCGAAGCAAGATTTGCTTTCCGCGGACGAAGTGCTGTTGATGGGGACTGACACCGGTGT from Rubripirellula amarantea encodes:
- a CDS encoding aminotransferase class IV, with the protein product MTSEQLPSDLAQYFAQHVCYFNGRWVARPDLRLSVDDIGFRQGVTAVERLRTYDGKLFAADDHLKRWVQTTASLKIDGLPCSSKLAEWLGELIERNRALLDQATDVGVTIFGTPGEVGGNGPTIAMHLNPLDHGRNQRRRQGGQPLVTSAIESPSNACWPRTAKVRSRIHYYLADREARRHSSDALGVLSDHDGSVTETSIANLAVVRSGAVTSPLAEQVLSGITQSHCQALAVSMGIAWTQERISKQDLLSADEVLLMGTDTGVWFANEIDGVPIDGVPIGADASTGTVTSVATKAAVGGGKVEGSHAGSVCRRLQSAFAKLVCSTQN
- a CDS encoding alpha/beta hydrolase — translated: MRHVPRLSLCLLCAACIASLGISYRSFAYELSPTPAPPAPNLFELIEPMDSSTCCGASPCLCEDQEDRFWLINTRGMTSQACRANLQTPELKISRLNSCGSCSDSSLDDYTSSIAQSPRVVIYAHGNRMESHEAVKRAMTVYRKTRCYRTGPSIDWVIWSWPSEQQGILAKDARLKAKRTDAQGLYLGWLLRRHAELNVSTAVIGYSFGGRVVIGSLHVLAGGTLGGRQLDGEPVYGFNVDAGLIAPALDADWMQTCGYHNLATKNLDRLLLLYNRKDAVLKRYWLLDRVRGESALGYTGPTSFASRFDGTRLPVQSRDCAPIVGLHHSELDYYEKPCGAGCAMATLIHDLGTTP